A genomic window from Paenibacillus sp. FSL K6-0276 includes:
- a CDS encoding SDR family NAD(P)-dependent oxidoreductase, producing the protein MDLNNKVALVTGGGTGIGKAVSLELARRGARVAVNYSRSEVEANETVNTIINQGGQAIALQADVSKDQEVRSMVDSIIQHFETIDLLVNNASITKHIALGDLEKATEEVWDELYDVNVKGMFFCARAVAPYMNQRGSGAIVNLGSIAGQTGLGSSLPYAVSKAAVHGLTKSLAHTLAPNIRVNCVAPGAVATRWWSGREEQMHKLAPNLLLQRISSAEDIAQFVCATLEQEAITGQIIAVDSGQTL; encoded by the coding sequence ATGGATCTCAACAATAAAGTAGCATTAGTAACTGGTGGAGGTACGGGAATTGGCAAGGCTGTAAGTCTGGAATTAGCCCGACGCGGAGCACGTGTTGCAGTGAACTATTCTAGATCCGAGGTAGAAGCCAATGAAACCGTGAATACGATTATAAATCAAGGGGGGCAAGCCATAGCATTACAAGCCGATGTTTCTAAGGATCAGGAGGTACGGAGTATGGTCGATTCGATTATTCAGCATTTTGAGACGATAGATCTGCTGGTGAATAACGCCAGTATTACTAAACATATTGCGCTAGGGGATCTGGAAAAAGCAACAGAGGAAGTATGGGATGAGCTTTATGATGTAAATGTGAAAGGAATGTTCTTCTGCGCCAGAGCGGTTGCGCCATATATGAACCAGAGAGGCTCAGGCGCCATCGTCAATCTCGGCAGCATCGCCGGACAAACTGGCTTAGGCTCATCCCTCCCTTATGCCGTCTCCAAAGCTGCTGTTCATGGTCTTACGAAATCTCTAGCCCACACACTGGCTCCTAATATTAGAGTTAACTGTGTCGCACCGGGAGCCGTTGCTACCAGATGGTGGTCTGGACGAGAAGAGCAGATGCATAAATTAGCACCTAATCTGCTGCTCCAACGAATTTCATCTGCTGAAGATATCGCTCAATTTGTCTGCGCAACACTGGAACAGGAAGCCATAACCGGACAGATCATTGCTGTAGATAGTGGTCAAACGTTATAA
- a CDS encoding SAM-dependent methyltransferase has product MSGAEGKLELERIVFIGRTFEEYLRMFNLKESDLVGQRILDCPAGACSFTAIANQLGGDITAADIAYFHSTDELADKGVQDIEHAMFELEKVQDNFVWDYFKSIEDLTQARSKALNDNIKDQRQNPERYVPVVLPDLPFNDEAFDLTLSAHFLFMYSDRLDYDFHLRTVNELMRVTKGELRIFPLVDLSCKRYAHLDRFIDELVRQGFAVEEMEVPYEFQKGANQMLRIRRMKP; this is encoded by the coding sequence ATGAGCGGAGCAGAGGGGAAGCTTGAGTTGGAGAGGATTGTTTTTATTGGGAGGACCTTTGAAGAGTACTTACGGATGTTTAATCTGAAGGAATCAGATCTCGTAGGTCAGCGGATACTTGATTGCCCAGCGGGCGCTTGTTCTTTTACAGCTATAGCGAATCAGCTTGGTGGTGATATAACGGCTGCAGATATCGCTTATTTTCACTCAACGGATGAACTTGCGGACAAAGGTGTTCAAGATATTGAGCATGCTATGTTTGAGCTGGAAAAGGTACAGGATAACTTTGTGTGGGACTACTTCAAGTCTATAGAGGATCTGACACAAGCGAGGAGTAAGGCTTTAAACGATAACATCAAGGATCAGAGACAAAACCCGGAGCGATATGTTCCTGTGGTTTTACCGGATCTGCCGTTTAATGATGAGGCTTTCGATCTGACGTTGTCTGCACACTTCCTGTTTATGTATAGTGATCGGCTGGACTATGATTTTCATCTAAGGACCGTTAATGAACTTATGCGGGTGACGAAAGGGGAGCTTCGTATTTTTCCATTAGTTGATCTGTCCTGCAAAAGATATGCGCATTTAGATCGTTTTATAGATGAGCTGGTTCGCCAAGGTTTCGCTGTGGAGGAGATGGAGGTTCCTTATGAATTTCAAAAAGGGGCAAATCAGATGCTAAGAATTAGAAGAATGAAGCCATAA
- a CDS encoding LysR family transcriptional regulator, which translates to MDLKTIKTFQTIVISGSFNRAAEELNYAQSTVTMQMQRLESDLGCQLLERGKQISLTEAGRLFYEQSLHIVKDMERLQSRLADLKIGEAGNVRIGVTDPTASYRLPQLLSSFMAQFPKVKVSVEIAGTAALSELLLRGEIDMAVCSAPELGKELYFEPLFTEEFVLLMPEEHPLASKENITPEDLQNHRLLITAANCPYRKKLESVLQESGGTPFDTMEIGSMTALKYFVESDLGVALVPEIVLNPAPVGTVVRKLEGKVIDMSCGILCKLSDYPLKLASSRLYHFLKQELTATRIF; encoded by the coding sequence ATGGATCTGAAAACAATAAAAACCTTTCAAACGATCGTGATTTCAGGAAGCTTTAACCGTGCAGCAGAGGAATTGAATTATGCCCAATCAACAGTTACCATGCAAATGCAGAGGCTTGAATCCGACTTAGGCTGTCAATTGCTTGAGCGTGGAAAACAAATCAGCTTAACAGAAGCTGGTAGATTGTTTTATGAACAGAGCTTACATATCGTTAAGGACATGGAGCGGCTTCAGAGCCGTTTGGCTGATTTGAAAATTGGCGAGGCTGGCAACGTCCGCATAGGGGTAACAGATCCGACGGCGAGCTATCGTTTACCGCAGCTGTTAAGTAGTTTTATGGCGCAGTTTCCGAAAGTAAAAGTCTCCGTGGAGATAGCGGGAACCGCAGCACTCAGTGAACTACTTTTGCGAGGCGAAATTGATATGGCTGTATGTTCAGCGCCAGAGCTGGGTAAGGAGCTTTATTTTGAACCCTTATTTACGGAGGAATTTGTGTTATTAATGCCAGAAGAGCATCCGCTAGCTTCCAAGGAGAATATCACCCCGGAGGATTTACAGAATCATCGGTTACTTATTACGGCAGCAAACTGTCCTTATCGAAAAAAATTAGAAAGTGTGCTACAGGAATCAGGTGGAACGCCATTCGATACTATGGAGATTGGAAGCATGACGGCTCTGAAATATTTTGTGGAAAGTGATTTAGGTGTCGCTCTTGTCCCTGAGATAGTGCTGAATCCGGCTCCTGTCGGAACGGTGGTGCGGAAGCTGGAGGGAAAGGTTATTGATATGAGCTGCGGTATCCTATGTAAACTTTCGGATTATCCGCTCAAGCTAGCGAGCTCCAGATTGTATCATTTTTTAAAGCAGGAGCTAACCGCGACAAGGATATTTTGA
- a CDS encoding metallophosphoesterase family protein — protein sequence MMKDYKFAIILGVVVIILILVAVGMEWFKSGSSAKSSAPYDLVTTFKGDAGKSRAFTWYTSDSNAAGVLELVKGQASSFANLDVIRVNANSNSIKTDNGSRGVHKTEATGLEPGTLYSYRVGSGVEGEWSTVAEFTTEETGLDSVTFINVTDSQGETTNDFKLWGKTLGKALQTFPEAKFIVHNGDLTENPEDSAGWDQFFGNVQGLISGIPLMPVTGNHDEVDDDVKDFTSHFNLPDNGAKGSIAGTSYSFDYGPVHVSVLNTESNLKKQAEWLKRDLKNTDKEWKIVAMHRPAYGGNSYKKVEDWTDIFDAYEVDLVLQGHNHEYSRSFPLRAGKIVPEGENPVGAKRGTVYVVTNASGGKFNEKKEDQFYHKVHIQNYKQMFAGISVSGNTLTYQAYDVDGKMLDEFVLTN from the coding sequence ATGATGAAAGACTATAAATTCGCCATCATCCTAGGGGTAGTAGTGATTATTCTGATCTTGGTGGCTGTTGGGATGGAGTGGTTCAAATCCGGGAGCTCCGCGAAATCATCAGCCCCGTATGATCTTGTTACCACCTTTAAGGGTGATGCGGGAAAGAGTCGTGCATTTACTTGGTATACTAGCGATTCCAATGCCGCAGGAGTTCTGGAGTTGGTAAAGGGACAGGCGTCCTCTTTTGCAAATTTAGATGTGATTAGGGTAAACGCAAATAGTAACTCCATAAAAACAGACAATGGTTCCAGAGGTGTTCATAAAACGGAGGCTACGGGACTTGAGCCTGGGACGTTGTATTCTTACAGAGTGGGCAGTGGCGTTGAGGGGGAATGGAGTACAGTTGCGGAATTCACCACGGAAGAGACAGGACTAGATAGTGTTACATTTATCAACGTTACGGATTCCCAAGGGGAGACAACGAATGATTTTAAACTGTGGGGGAAGACATTAGGCAAGGCTTTGCAGACCTTTCCAGAGGCCAAGTTTATTGTGCATAACGGTGACTTAACGGAGAACCCGGAGGATTCTGCGGGCTGGGATCAATTTTTTGGAAACGTGCAAGGCTTGATTTCTGGGATACCCTTAATGCCTGTTACAGGAAATCATGATGAGGTGGATGACGATGTGAAGGATTTTACTTCCCATTTCAACCTGCCAGATAACGGGGCAAAAGGTTCTATTGCAGGCACCTCGTATTCCTTCGATTACGGTCCTGTACATGTATCTGTATTGAATACGGAGAGCAATTTGAAAAAACAAGCCGAGTGGCTGAAGCGAGATTTGAAGAACACAGATAAGGAATGGAAAATCGTTGCGATGCACCGTCCGGCGTACGGGGGGAATTCATATAAGAAGGTTGAAGATTGGACGGATATTTTTGATGCGTATGAGGTCGATTTGGTGCTGCAGGGTCATAATCATGAGTACTCCAGATCCTTCCCGTTACGGGCTGGGAAAATCGTCCCTGAAGGTGAGAATCCGGTAGGTGCTAAAAGAGGTACGGTATATGTTGTGACCAATGCATCTGGTGGGAAGTTTAATGAGAAAAAAGAAGATCAGTTCTACCATAAAGTTCACATTCAAAACTACAAGCAAATGTTCGCAGGGATTAGCGTTTCCGGTAATACATTAACGTATCAGGCATATGATGTGGATGGTAAGATGCTGGATGAATTTGTGCTTACGAATTAA
- a CDS encoding polyphosphate polymerase domain-containing protein, producing MSNKLQFRHELKFFINYHLYLILRQRLQSLIDTDQHANECGEYHIRSLYFDDINNTALADKLGGLRERAKYRIRIYNIQDNSIHFEKKIKMDDYIAKIKEPLTRQMYNEIMAGNYEVLNVPDSPLFMELYNQMRHNLLRPKVIVDYVREPYVCHNGNVRITFDKELRTGLHSTDIFDKDLHPIRAIDENFIIFEVKFDEYIPEYIKIALQLEGLNRKSASKYVICRKFLKTNTWEDY from the coding sequence ATGAGTAACAAGCTTCAATTCCGGCATGAGCTAAAATTCTTCATTAACTATCATCTATACCTTATATTGCGCCAGCGATTACAGAGCTTGATTGATACAGACCAGCACGCCAATGAGTGTGGCGAATATCATATTCGAAGTTTGTATTTTGACGACATCAACAACACGGCGCTTGCCGATAAACTCGGAGGTCTCAGAGAACGCGCCAAATATCGTATTCGTATCTACAACATTCAAGACAATAGCATTCACTTTGAGAAAAAAATCAAAATGGACGATTATATCGCCAAAATCAAAGAGCCACTGACCCGTCAAATGTACAACGAGATCATGGCAGGCAACTATGAGGTGCTGAATGTCCCGGACAGTCCACTGTTCATGGAGTTATACAATCAGATGCGTCATAACCTGCTTCGGCCGAAGGTCATCGTGGATTACGTTCGCGAGCCCTATGTTTGCCACAACGGCAATGTGCGAATCACGTTCGATAAGGAATTACGTACCGGATTGCATTCGACGGATATTTTTGATAAGGATTTGCATCCGATTCGGGCGATTGATGAGAACTTCATTATTTTTGAAGTGAAATTCGATGAGTACATTCCGGAATACATTAAAATTGCGCTGCAGTTAGAGGGGCTGAACAGAAAGTCCGCTTCAAAATACGTGATCTGCCGCAAATTCTTAAAAACCAACACTTGGGAGGATTATTGA
- a CDS encoding DUF4956 domain-containing protein, protein MNASLATLAATATTDTTTNTFTDIIKNSVIDNFVSDISISKMLITLGVAFLIGYFIYLLYKRVFSGVLYSKSFNVSLMGMTMITATVIIAINSNLVLSLGMVGALSIVRFRTPIKDPTDLIFLFWAAVAGIVTGAGFFTLAIVGSIIIGLILFLFIKHSSIETPYLLVINCDSDESEREVHNHITKSVKRYNVKQKTVSANNIEKTLELRLDDKVGGFVNTVSDLKGVKNALLISYSGDYVS, encoded by the coding sequence ATGAATGCATCACTAGCAACACTAGCAGCAACCGCAACAACAGATACAACCACAAATACTTTTACAGATATCATTAAAAACTCGGTGATTGACAACTTTGTCTCCGATATAAGCATCTCGAAAATGCTCATCACGTTAGGCGTGGCTTTTCTGATTGGCTACTTTATTTATCTGCTCTACAAACGTGTATTTAGCGGAGTGTTATACTCCAAAAGCTTCAATGTCTCCCTAATGGGTATGACCATGATTACAGCCACTGTCATTATTGCCATCAACTCTAACCTTGTTCTGTCCCTCGGTATGGTCGGCGCATTGTCCATCGTTCGTTTCAGAACGCCGATCAAAGATCCAACAGATCTAATCTTCTTATTCTGGGCAGCAGTCGCAGGGATCGTAACTGGCGCAGGCTTCTTCACTTTGGCTATTGTTGGTTCAATCATCATCGGTCTAATTCTGTTCCTGTTCATCAAACATTCTTCTATCGAAACACCATACTTGCTAGTCATTAACTGCGATAGCGACGAGAGCGAACGTGAAGTACACAACCATATCACCAAATCCGTGAAACGTTACAACGTGAAGCAAAAAACAGTATCCGCAAACAATATTGAAAAAACACTCGAGCTCCGTCTGGATGATAAAGTAGGTGGATTTGTCAACACAGTCTCCGACCTAAAGGGAGTCAAAAATGCACTTCTAATCAGCTATAGCGGCGACTATGTATCCTAA